The following proteins are co-located in the Streptomyces sp. DT2A-34 genome:
- a CDS encoding acyl carrier protein, whose translation MVDMAHGQHSPETVRTWLITCFAGQVRLPAQDIDPGRPFSDHGLNSVASAGLAADIEDHFGVVVTADEMWDHPSVDALCLLIARKLADTPAGALGSAS comes from the coding sequence ATGGTGGACATGGCGCACGGCCAGCACTCACCCGAGACCGTCCGGACCTGGCTCATCACCTGTTTCGCCGGTCAAGTCCGGCTCCCGGCACAGGACATCGACCCGGGGCGGCCGTTCTCGGACCACGGCTTGAACTCCGTCGCCTCCGCGGGTCTGGCCGCCGATATCGAGGACCACTTCGGCGTCGTGGTCACAGCCGACGAAATGTGGGACCACCCGAGCGTCGACGCGCTCTGCCTTCTCATCGCGCGGAAACTGGCGGACACGCCGGCCGGCGCGCTGGGCAGCGCGAGCTGA
- a CDS encoding MupA/Atu3671 family FMN-dependent luciferase-like monooxygenase: MDFSLLYFANRKVDDAPAEYDLLFDSARFADRNGFTAVWLPERHFHPFGGAYPNPALAAAALAAQTERVRLRAGSVVAPLHDPLTVVEDWAFVDNLSRGRVDLALATGWNAHDFVLAPERYAARRAHTLDSLAEVRDLWAGRTVERTDDKGRRARVATYPRPVQPDLDLWLTCSSHPAGFEEAGALGLHVLTALLFQRVEDLVPRIRAYRAARERAGHDPDTGRVTLMVHTFVGESDDAVREVVRAPFLEYLASSVDLWRDRWPELGAHSGPQLLHHAFERYFRTSALFGSVDKCVRFVARLREAGVDEVASLIDFGAPAPATLDALRRLDRVRRAFVR, encoded by the coding sequence ATGGATTTCAGTCTGTTGTACTTCGCGAACAGGAAAGTGGACGACGCGCCCGCCGAGTACGACCTGCTCTTCGACAGCGCGCGCTTCGCCGACCGCAACGGCTTCACCGCGGTGTGGCTGCCCGAGCGGCACTTCCACCCCTTCGGGGGCGCCTACCCCAATCCGGCGCTGGCCGCGGCCGCCCTCGCGGCACAGACCGAACGGGTCCGGCTGCGGGCGGGCAGTGTCGTCGCCCCGCTCCACGACCCGCTGACCGTGGTGGAGGACTGGGCGTTCGTCGACAACCTCTCCCGCGGACGTGTCGACCTGGCCCTGGCCACCGGCTGGAACGCGCACGACTTCGTGCTGGCCCCGGAGCGCTACGCCGCCCGTCGCGCCCACACACTGGACAGCCTGGCCGAGGTGCGGGACCTGTGGGCGGGCAGGACCGTCGAGCGCACCGACGACAAGGGCCGGCGGGCGCGGGTCGCGACCTATCCGCGCCCCGTCCAGCCGGACTTGGACCTGTGGCTGACCTGCTCGTCGCACCCCGCGGGATTCGAGGAGGCCGGCGCGCTCGGACTCCATGTGCTGACCGCTCTGCTCTTCCAGCGCGTGGAGGACCTGGTGCCACGGATCCGCGCGTACCGTGCCGCGCGCGAGCGGGCCGGCCACGACCCGGACACCGGCCGGGTGACGCTGATGGTGCACACCTTCGTCGGTGAGTCCGACGACGCGGTACGTGAGGTGGTGCGCGCCCCGTTCCTGGAGTACCTGGCGTCGTCCGTGGACCTGTGGCGGGACCGCTGGCCGGAACTGGGCGCCCACAGCGGCCCCCAGCTCCTCCACCACGCCTTCGAGCGCTACTTCCGCACCTCGGCTCTGTTCGGCTCGGTCGACAAGTGCGTGCGCTTCGTGGCACGGCTGCGGGAGGCCGGGGTCGACGAGGTGGCCTCGCTCATCGACTTCGGCGCGCCGGCCCCGGCCACCCTGGACGCCCTGCGCCGCCTGGACCGGGTGCGGCGCGCCTTCGTCCGCTGA
- the trpD gene encoding anthranilate phosphoribosyltransferase, translated as MIELLRTVARRRLTEAEAAEAMRVIMRGEATPAQIAGFALAVTVRGASVDDLVGMARAAQEFATPVRCEGELLDTCGTGGDGLNTFNISTVSAIVAAACGVRVAKHGNRSASSACGSADVLEELGVRIDLGADDAAACLRSTGITFLFAPLFHPAFKHTSGPRRELGARTVFNLLGPLCNPSGARLRTLGVPSRDLVEPMTEVLDRLGVTRALVFHSEDGMDELSTGAPAHVVELRDGWRTTHRFDPADHGLPRSRPGDLTGGDRAVNAAVARRVLAGEPGPARDVVLLNAAAALRVAALADTWADGLRLAGSAVDSGAAADLLERWTRASWQRAELEVPA; from the coding sequence ATGATTGAGCTACTGAGAACGGTCGCCCGGCGGCGCCTGACCGAGGCCGAGGCGGCCGAGGCGATGCGCGTGATCATGCGCGGCGAGGCGACGCCGGCACAGATCGCGGGGTTCGCGCTGGCCGTCACGGTGCGCGGCGCCTCCGTCGACGACCTCGTGGGAATGGCCCGCGCGGCCCAGGAGTTCGCCACCCCCGTACGGTGCGAGGGAGAGCTGCTCGACACCTGCGGGACCGGCGGCGACGGCCTGAACACCTTCAACATCTCCACCGTGTCCGCGATCGTCGCCGCGGCCTGCGGGGTCCGCGTCGCCAAGCACGGCAACCGCAGCGCGTCGTCCGCCTGCGGCAGCGCGGACGTCCTGGAGGAACTCGGGGTCCGCATCGACCTCGGTGCCGACGACGCCGCCGCCTGTCTGCGGAGCACCGGCATCACCTTCCTGTTCGCTCCGCTCTTCCACCCGGCGTTCAAGCACACGTCCGGCCCGCGCCGGGAACTGGGCGCGCGCACCGTCTTCAACCTCCTCGGCCCGCTGTGCAACCCGTCGGGCGCGCGCCTGCGCACCCTCGGGGTGCCGAGCCGGGACCTCGTGGAGCCGATGACCGAGGTCCTCGACCGGCTCGGCGTCACCCGCGCCCTGGTGTTCCACAGCGAGGACGGCATGGACGAGCTGAGCACCGGCGCACCCGCCCACGTGGTCGAACTGCGCGACGGGTGGCGCACCACCCACCGCTTCGACCCCGCCGACCACGGGCTGCCGCGGTCCCGCCCCGGCGACCTGACCGGCGGCGACCGCGCCGTCAACGCGGCCGTGGCCCGCCGCGTCCTCGCCGGTGAGCCGGGGCCCGCGCGGGACGTCGTCCTGCTCAACGCGGCCGCGGCCCTGCGCGTCGCCGCGCTGGCCGACACCTGGGCCGACGGGCTGCGCCTCGCCGGCTCGGCGGTCGACAGCGGCGCCGCCGCCGATCTGCTCGAACGCTGGACCCGCGCCTCCTGGCAGCGGGCGGAACTGGAGGTGCCCGCTTGA
- a CDS encoding anthranilate synthase component I family protein, whose translation MTTHPIAELTADAAEAARATVPHRAAAAALAREYDVIPLHQEFLADVISPVTAFSQLCGPDEAGFLLESVPVSGGVARYSYVGHRPVRLALPDGDPLAALEPLLAVSEAPLHGLPPFHGGVVGYLGYEAARHFEELPVSGGAPPGLPESAFLAADDLVVFDHATRRVLLMTLYRPAHESYDDAVARIVHLNRRLRDAGRPDGFTGRPLADTAPPDAEATDGWTANLTEAEFKDRVARAREHIAAGDAFQIVLSRRLSRPLRAEPLDLYRHLRATNPSPYMYHLSLGGGRHIIGASPELLVKAEGRRVETRPLAGTRPRHLDPRQDLDLEHELLADEKERAEHVMLVDLGRNDLGRVTEPGTVQVEQLMRVERFSHVMHLSSTVSGLLAPGYGALDALRSTFPAGTLSGAPKIRAMEIIAELEPQQRGVYGGALGFVGLDGLTDFAIALRTMVVADGQVHVQAGAGIVADSDATSEYRETLHKSRAMITAVRRAEAQA comes from the coding sequence ATGACCACCCATCCCATCGCAGAACTCACGGCGGACGCGGCCGAGGCCGCCCGCGCCACCGTGCCCCACCGCGCCGCCGCCGCGGCGCTGGCGCGGGAGTACGACGTCATCCCGCTCCACCAGGAGTTCCTGGCCGATGTGATCAGCCCTGTCACCGCGTTCTCCCAGCTGTGCGGGCCGGACGAGGCGGGCTTCCTGCTGGAGAGCGTGCCCGTCTCCGGCGGCGTCGCACGCTACTCGTACGTGGGACACCGGCCGGTCCGGCTCGCCCTGCCCGACGGTGACCCGCTGGCCGCACTGGAACCCCTGCTCGCGGTGTCGGAGGCCCCGCTCCACGGCCTGCCGCCGTTCCACGGAGGGGTCGTCGGCTATCTCGGCTACGAGGCGGCACGCCACTTCGAAGAGCTGCCGGTCTCCGGGGGCGCGCCGCCCGGCCTGCCCGAGTCCGCCTTCCTGGCCGCCGACGACCTGGTGGTCTTCGACCACGCCACCCGGCGCGTCCTGCTGATGACCCTGTACCGCCCGGCACATGAGTCCTACGACGACGCCGTGGCCCGGATCGTCCACCTCAACCGCAGGCTGCGGGACGCGGGCAGGCCCGACGGGTTCACGGGCCGGCCGCTCGCGGACACCGCCCCGCCGGACGCGGAGGCGACGGACGGCTGGACCGCCAACCTCACCGAGGCCGAGTTCAAGGACCGTGTCGCCCGCGCCCGCGAGCACATCGCGGCCGGCGACGCCTTCCAGATCGTGCTGTCCCGGCGGCTCAGCAGGCCCCTGCGTGCCGAACCGCTCGACCTGTACCGGCATCTGCGGGCGACCAACCCGTCGCCGTACATGTACCACCTGAGCCTGGGCGGGGGCCGCCACATCATCGGGGCGTCGCCCGAGCTGCTCGTCAAGGCGGAAGGGCGCCGCGTGGAGACCCGGCCGCTGGCCGGCACCCGGCCCCGGCACCTCGACCCCCGTCAGGACCTGGACCTGGAGCACGAACTGCTCGCCGACGAGAAGGAACGCGCCGAGCACGTGATGCTGGTCGACCTCGGCCGCAACGACCTCGGCCGGGTCACCGAACCGGGCACCGTACAGGTGGAGCAGCTCATGCGGGTCGAGCGCTTCTCCCACGTGATGCACCTGTCGTCCACCGTCTCGGGCCTGCTCGCACCGGGCTACGGCGCGCTGGACGCCCTGCGCTCCACCTTCCCCGCCGGAACCCTCTCCGGGGCACCCAAGATCCGCGCCATGGAGATCATCGCGGAGCTGGAGCCCCAGCAGCGCGGTGTCTACGGCGGCGCCCTCGGCTTCGTGGGCCTCGACGGACTGACCGACTTCGCGATCGCCCTGCGCACCATGGTCGTGGCCGACGGCCAGGTGCATGTGCAGGCGGGCGCGGGCATCGTCGCCGACTCGGACGCCACGTCCGAGTACCGCGAGACGCTGCACAAGTCGCGCGCGATGATCACGGCCGTACGGCGGGCGGAGGCCCAGGCATGA
- a CDS encoding fatty acyl-AMP ligase, producing MNDIREAAGLPEVLRALARSQPDEAAVIHIRVPDDDDAYDTLTYAGLDLAARELAARLRAEAGLVPGDRVLLQFPSGTGFPVAFFGCLYAGLIAVPAPLPGNNRRELLRVKGIVRQAGVRAILTDGENRPAVCAWVSAESLEDVPLLVTEGPDGAAPGAADAPHPLPGETARHDTPALIQYTSGSTSDPKGVVVTHGNLLHNVAVMGESFAVPPGTRHGGWIPLYHDMGLVGHLLTGVLLGRGAVTMNPIAFVRRPHQWLRVIDRFDIGHSNAPDFAYELCLRRTRPDQIEGLDLSRWRYAVNGSEPVRADTLRAFTERFAPYGFRQEALVPCYGMAEATLYVSGTVSRPPATLLADAALLERNVLVAAKPADAPQTTARELVSCGELHDLACRIVDPATGAALPDGNVGEIWLGGPSVAQGYWDNAEATEEIFGAVLGGERYLRTGDLGALVDGELFLTGRRKEALTINGRNLYPQDIEHELRSRHPELASLPGAAFAVVDRRGERHEEALVVTQEIARQLPDEQYARLAADMKRTVVREFGLPVRGVALLRRGTVRRTTSGKIQRVAMRDLFLAGALRPLYADWRDGRG from the coding sequence ATGAACGACATACGCGAGGCGGCCGGCCTGCCCGAGGTCCTGCGCGCTCTGGCCCGCTCGCAGCCCGACGAGGCGGCGGTGATCCACATCCGGGTCCCGGACGATGACGACGCCTACGACACGCTGACGTATGCCGGGCTGGATCTGGCGGCACGCGAGCTCGCGGCACGGCTGCGCGCGGAGGCGGGGCTCGTCCCCGGCGACCGGGTGCTCCTCCAGTTCCCGTCCGGTACGGGGTTCCCCGTCGCGTTCTTCGGGTGTCTGTACGCGGGACTCATCGCCGTACCCGCGCCGCTGCCCGGCAACAACCGGCGCGAACTCCTGCGGGTCAAGGGGATCGTGCGCCAGGCAGGCGTCCGCGCGATCCTCACCGACGGCGAGAACCGCCCGGCGGTGTGCGCATGGGTGAGCGCGGAATCACTGGAGGACGTCCCGCTCCTGGTGACCGAGGGACCGGACGGGGCCGCGCCCGGCGCGGCCGACGCCCCGCACCCGCTGCCCGGCGAGACCGCGCGCCACGACACCCCCGCCCTGATCCAGTACACCTCGGGCTCGACCTCCGACCCCAAGGGCGTCGTGGTCACCCACGGCAATCTGCTGCACAACGTCGCCGTCATGGGGGAGAGCTTCGCCGTCCCGCCCGGCACCCGGCACGGTGGCTGGATTCCCCTCTACCACGACATGGGCCTCGTCGGTCATCTGCTCACCGGCGTCCTGCTGGGCAGGGGCGCGGTCACGATGAACCCGATCGCCTTCGTGCGCCGGCCCCACCAGTGGCTGCGCGTCATCGACCGGTTCGACATCGGCCACTCCAACGCGCCCGACTTCGCCTACGAGTTGTGTCTGCGGCGCACCCGCCCCGACCAGATCGAGGGGCTCGACCTCTCGCGCTGGCGGTACGCGGTCAACGGCTCGGAACCCGTGCGCGCGGACACACTACGGGCGTTCACCGAACGGTTCGCGCCCTACGGCTTCCGCCAGGAGGCCCTGGTGCCCTGCTACGGCATGGCGGAGGCCACCCTGTACGTGTCGGGAACGGTGTCGCGGCCCCCCGCCACGCTCCTCGCCGACGCCGCCCTGCTGGAACGGAACGTGCTCGTCGCCGCGAAGCCGGCCGACGCCCCGCAGACCACCGCACGCGAGCTGGTCAGCTGCGGCGAACTGCACGACCTCGCCTGCCGGATCGTCGATCCCGCGACCGGCGCCGCGCTCCCGGACGGGAACGTCGGGGAGATCTGGCTCGGTGGACCCAGCGTCGCCCAGGGCTACTGGGACAACGCGGAGGCGACCGAGGAGATCTTCGGCGCCGTGCTCGGCGGCGAGCGGTATCTGCGCACGGGCGACCTGGGAGCGCTGGTCGACGGTGAACTCTTCCTCACCGGCCGGAGGAAGGAGGCCCTGACGATCAACGGCCGCAATCTCTATCCGCAGGACATCGAGCACGAACTGCGCAGCCGCCACCCCGAGTTGGCCTCGCTGCCCGGCGCCGCGTTCGCCGTCGTCGACCGGCGCGGCGAGCGTCACGAGGAGGCGCTCGTGGTGACGCAGGAGATCGCGCGGCAACTGCCCGACGAGCAGTACGCGCGGCTCGCGGCCGACATGAAGCGGACGGTCGTGCGCGAGTTCGGGCTCCCCGTGCGGGGGGTGGCGCTGCTGCGCCGGGGCACGGTCCGGCGTACGACGAGCGGCAAGATCCAGCGGGTCGCCATGCGGGACCTCTTCCTCGCCGGCGCCCTGCGGCCGCTCTACGCGGACTGGCGGGACGGACGGGGCTGA
- a CDS encoding aminodeoxychorismate/anthranilate synthase component II, giving the protein MSTSTGTRPGPAEGPRVAVIDNYDSFTYNLVHYVTEMGGRPTVFRNDAVGVAELAGFDLLLISPGPGTPADAGVSVEAVRELSGRLPILGVCLGHQSIAAAFDGSVVRGEQVHGKTSLVHHDGSGVLAGLPDPFTATRYHSLVVSAAGLPDALVVTARTADGTIMGLRHREHPTYGVQFHPESVLSPEGKQLIANFLECGDD; this is encoded by the coding sequence ATGAGCACCTCGACCGGAACCCGCCCCGGCCCCGCCGAGGGACCGCGCGTCGCGGTGATCGACAACTACGACTCGTTCACCTACAACCTCGTGCACTACGTCACCGAGATGGGCGGCCGGCCCACGGTCTTCCGCAACGATGCCGTCGGTGTCGCCGAACTCGCCGGGTTCGACCTGCTGTTGATCTCGCCGGGGCCCGGTACGCCGGCCGACGCCGGGGTCTCCGTCGAGGCGGTCCGCGAACTGAGCGGACGGCTGCCGATCCTCGGGGTCTGCCTGGGCCACCAGAGCATCGCCGCGGCCTTCGACGGCTCCGTGGTACGCGGAGAGCAGGTGCACGGCAAGACCTCCCTGGTGCACCACGACGGCAGCGGTGTGCTCGCCGGGCTCCCCGACCCGTTCACGGCCACCCGGTACCACTCGCTCGTGGTGAGCGCCGCCGGTCTGCCGGACGCGCTCGTCGTCACGGCCCGCACGGCGGACGGCACGATCATGGGCCTGCGCCACCGCGAGCACCCGACGTACGGCGTGCAGTTCCACCCGGAATCGGTGCTCAGCCCCGAGGGCAAGCAGCTGATCGCGAACTTCCTGGAGTGCGGTGATGATTGA
- a CDS encoding class I SAM-dependent methyltransferase: MHAQTSGYTVTGDDVQGQLEELRRSHPELHALADPQRLAAWEAALCTALEQHDDFGADTEGSRGVEYVQAQTLNSLARETGIRELLGFADAARRTPDGERPVLVDLLGGDGLVRKVCEELGIGDFNILTCDASPHMVASAWAAGMPALLQRAEQPLLRDRTVDAVLLAYGSHHVPPSDRQTVATEAHRMLRPGGTFILHDFLVGSPVDVWFEEVTDVYSATGHKFLHFTRDEIDGYLEKAGYDHREVVEIDDPYTAVGATPEEAEIEIGRYLLNMYGLVKVFDGRTENEAYRWVTETAKSIFRYPEGEGSLRASELRYEEATGKWRITIPRRAVVGVGRIAAAGPDGR, encoded by the coding sequence ATGCACGCACAGACGAGCGGATACACCGTGACAGGGGATGACGTGCAGGGTCAGCTGGAAGAACTCCGGCGGAGCCATCCCGAGCTGCACGCCCTTGCCGATCCGCAGCGGCTCGCCGCCTGGGAGGCCGCCCTGTGCACCGCCCTGGAGCAGCACGACGACTTCGGCGCCGACACGGAAGGCAGCCGCGGCGTGGAGTACGTGCAGGCCCAGACGCTGAACTCGCTGGCCCGCGAGACGGGTATCCGCGAACTCCTCGGCTTCGCCGACGCCGCCCGCCGCACACCGGACGGCGAACGGCCCGTCCTGGTCGACCTGTTGGGCGGGGACGGCCTGGTGCGCAAGGTGTGCGAGGAGCTGGGCATCGGCGACTTCAACATCCTGACGTGCGACGCGTCCCCGCACATGGTCGCGTCGGCGTGGGCGGCGGGCATGCCGGCGCTGCTGCAGCGCGCGGAGCAGCCCCTGCTGCGCGACCGGACCGTCGACGCCGTGCTGCTGGCCTACGGCTCGCACCACGTGCCGCCCTCGGACCGTCAGACGGTGGCCACCGAGGCCCACCGCATGCTCCGCCCCGGCGGGACGTTCATCCTGCACGACTTCCTCGTCGGCTCGCCCGTGGACGTCTGGTTCGAGGAGGTGACCGACGTGTACTCGGCGACCGGCCACAAGTTCCTGCACTTCACCCGCGACGAGATCGACGGTTATCTGGAGAAGGCCGGATACGACCACCGCGAGGTCGTGGAGATCGACGACCCGTACACCGCCGTCGGCGCCACCCCGGAAGAGGCCGAGATCGAGATCGGCCGGTACCTGCTCAACATGTACGGCCTGGTCAAGGTCTTCGACGGCCGGACCGAGAACGAGGCCTACCGCTGGGTGACCGAGACCGCGAAGTCCATCTTCCGCTACCCGGAGGGCGAAGGGTCCCTCCGGGCGAGCGAGCTGCGCTACGAGGAAGCCACCGGCAAGTGGCGCATCACCATCCCGCGGCGCGCGGTCGTCGGCGTCGGGCGCATCGCCGCCGCCGGGCCCGACGGCCGCTGA
- the trpC gene encoding indole-3-glycerol phosphate synthase TrpC, whose product MSDILATLVADAERQTERRRAVRPETELVVLAAAAPPPRDFAAALRRPGLGVIAEMKPRSPSKGPLTDDYRPAELARAYQGGGACALSVLTHEDGFGGSPDHLVVARDASDVPVLRKDFIVDEYQILEARALGADALLLIVAALTPERLAELLAHTRKYGMEALVEVHDEDEVDTALAAGADVIGVNHRDLRDFSIDRTLSARLRERVGGRWVMVGESGVRGAQDARDLERAGVDAVLVGELLMRAGDPGATIKELIG is encoded by the coding sequence TTGAGCGACATCCTCGCGACCCTCGTCGCAGACGCCGAACGGCAGACGGAACGGCGGCGCGCGGTCCGCCCCGAGACGGAGCTGGTCGTGCTTGCCGCGGCCGCGCCCCCGCCCCGGGACTTCGCCGCCGCCCTGCGCCGGCCGGGCCTCGGCGTCATCGCCGAGATGAAGCCCCGCAGCCCCTCCAAGGGGCCGCTCACCGACGACTACCGGCCTGCCGAGCTGGCCCGCGCCTATCAGGGCGGCGGCGCCTGCGCCCTGTCGGTGCTCACCCACGAGGACGGCTTCGGGGGCAGCCCCGACCACCTCGTGGTCGCCCGCGACGCCTCCGACGTCCCCGTCCTGCGCAAGGACTTCATCGTCGACGAGTACCAGATCCTGGAGGCCCGGGCGCTCGGCGCCGACGCCCTGCTGCTCATCGTCGCCGCGCTGACCCCCGAGCGCCTGGCCGAACTCCTCGCCCACACCCGCAAGTACGGCATGGAGGCGCTGGTCGAGGTGCACGACGAGGACGAGGTGGACACCGCTCTGGCGGCGGGCGCCGACGTCATCGGCGTCAACCACCGCGACCTGCGGGACTTCTCGATCGACCGGACCCTCTCCGCCCGGCTGCGCGAGCGGGTGGGCGGCCGGTGGGTCATGGTCGGCGAGAGCGGCGTCCGCGGCGCACAGGACGCGCGCGATCTGGAACGGGCCGGCGTGGACGCGGTCCTCGTCGGAGAACTGCTCATGCGGGCCGGGGATCCCGGCGCCACGATCAAGGAACTGATCGGATGA
- a CDS encoding class II 3-deoxy-7-phosphoheptulonate synthase, whose protein sequence is MTASDTHTTAPAAPYRPDTAAGAGEDAWSPASWRGRPAAQQPDWPDPEELRRVENTLALQPPLVLPDEILDLRHSLAGVAAGEGFLLQAGDCAERFSSCTEAGVRGKLRVILQVAILLTYGSGLPVVKVGRIGGQFGKPRSRPTETIDGVELPAYRGDIVNGPEFTAEARRADATRLLRAYQHSSAALNVLRALTLGGYADLGQVHDWNQEFVRGSAAGQRYEKAADDITWALRFMSACGVDTRSQAALHQIQLYTSHEALLPHYEQALTRYDEKRRTWFDTSAHMVWIGDRTRQLDGAHVELLSGIGNPLGIKVGPTTTPGQLRELCERLDPDRAPGRLVLISRLGAGKGTELLPPLLRAVRDAGHTPVWACDPMHGNTFVSESGYKTRRLSDITTEVAEFFAVHRQEGLHPGGIHLELTGDDVTECLGGDLEEVLDTHLATRYETACDPRLNAVQSIELAFRVGEFLRELRRGER, encoded by the coding sequence ATGACAGCGAGCGACACCCACACGACAGCACCGGCGGCCCCGTACCGCCCGGACACCGCGGCCGGCGCGGGGGAGGACGCCTGGAGCCCCGCGTCGTGGCGCGGCCGCCCCGCCGCGCAGCAGCCCGACTGGCCCGACCCGGAGGAACTGCGGCGCGTGGAGAACACCCTCGCCCTGCAGCCCCCGCTGGTGCTCCCGGACGAGATCCTCGATCTGCGGCACTCCCTCGCCGGGGTCGCCGCCGGAGAGGGCTTCCTGCTGCAGGCGGGAGACTGCGCCGAACGGTTCAGCTCCTGCACCGAGGCCGGCGTCCGCGGCAAGCTGCGCGTGATCCTCCAGGTGGCCATCCTGCTCACCTACGGATCCGGCCTGCCCGTGGTGAAGGTCGGGCGGATCGGCGGCCAGTTCGGCAAGCCCCGCAGCCGCCCCACCGAGACGATCGACGGGGTCGAACTGCCCGCCTACCGCGGGGACATCGTCAACGGCCCCGAGTTCACCGCCGAGGCCCGCCGCGCGGACGCCACCCGGCTGCTGCGCGCCTACCAGCACTCGTCGGCGGCCCTGAACGTCCTGCGGGCCCTGACCCTGGGCGGCTACGCCGACCTCGGCCAGGTCCACGACTGGAACCAGGAGTTCGTCCGCGGCAGCGCCGCCGGGCAGCGGTACGAGAAGGCCGCCGACGACATCACCTGGGCCCTGCGGTTCATGTCCGCCTGCGGCGTCGACACCCGCTCCCAGGCCGCGCTGCACCAGATCCAGCTCTACACCTCGCACGAGGCGCTGCTGCCCCACTACGAGCAGGCGCTGACCCGCTACGACGAGAAGCGGCGCACCTGGTTCGACACCAGTGCGCACATGGTGTGGATCGGTGACCGCACCCGCCAACTCGACGGCGCCCACGTGGAGTTGCTGTCCGGCATCGGCAACCCCCTCGGGATCAAGGTCGGCCCGACCACGACACCCGGACAGCTGCGCGAACTGTGCGAGCGCCTCGACCCCGACCGCGCGCCGGGGCGGCTCGTCCTGATCAGCAGGCTCGGCGCCGGAAAGGGCACCGAGCTGCTGCCGCCGCTGCTGCGGGCCGTACGCGACGCGGGACACACCCCGGTGTGGGCCTGCGACCCCATGCACGGCAACACCTTCGTCTCCGAGAGCGGCTACAAGACCCGCCGGCTCTCCGACATCACGACCGAGGTGGCCGAGTTCTTCGCGGTGCACCGGCAGGAGGGCCTGCACCCGGGCGGGATCCACCTCGAACTCACCGGCGACGACGTCACCGAATGCCTCGGCGGCGACCTCGAGGAAGTGCTCGACACCCACCTCGCCACCCGCTACGAAACCGCCTGCGACCCGCGCCTGAACGCCGTCCAGTCCATCGAACTCGCCTTCCGGGTGGGCGAGTTCCTGCGTGAGCTCAGGCGCGGCGAACGATGA